The genomic interval AGTGGTTTCGACCTTGAGCTGGCAAAAAAAGATGGGGGGCGACTCACAAAAATGATCATGATGATGAATGGGTTTGAGACGATTTCAAAGAAAAACACGAACCTCTGGAAGGAATCTCATTCATTAAATACTGGCTGGTTTGGCGACTACATCCTGCATCTTTCAAATTACCAGATCCAGGCTTCAGCAAGGGTTGATATGAATTCTGCAGGATCCGCTGATACATTAAAGCTAATTAAGGAAGGAGTTGCCTATTTCGATGATCTCAACTCGTCTTTTGTTAATTTTAGCATGAATGCAGGGATTACACGTTTCCTTAAAGGTGGCCATTCATTAGCAATTCATTTTGGCAGAGGAGTAAGAAGTCCTGATCTTACCGAACGGTATATCAAATTCCTGGTAGTTGGATATGATAATTACGATTACCTGGGGAATCCACAATTGAAGCCAGAAGTTAATTACCAGTCGGATCTGATTCTACAATTGAACCTGGATAAGATCGGGAAGTTAAACCTTGATTTGTACGCTTCTTTGGTTGAAAATTATATTTCAGGAGTTATTTTGCCCTCTTCTGTAGCTACTCCAAAGTCGATGGGTGCAATCGGAGTAAAACAGTTCAACAATACCGGACAGGCAAGGTTCTTTGGCTTCGAAACAACCTATCAATCTCCCGGATTTAATGGCTTTTCCGCTATAATCAGCGGAGCATTCACCTATGGGATACACGCTGCCACTGTAAGAAACCTCTTTGATGGTACTCAGGTTATTGGGACAGAAGCTGTTGAAAATGATGCTATACAGGAAATCCCCCCGTTTGAAGCGAAGCTGAATATAAACTACTTGTTTTTCAAGGAAAGAATGTCAGCAACAATTGGTACAAGGTTAGTGGCTGCCCAGAACCATGTTTCACTCGCATATTATGAGAAGGAAACCCCTGGATTTGTGATCCTTAATGCTAATTACAATTATGTGATTAATAAAATCTTCAAAGTCAATCTGGGTGTTCAGAATCTCCTCAACCAGCAGTATTACGAGCATCTGAACCGCAGGATTGTTGGGTCTTCGAATAAGCTTACCGAACCTGGCCGAAGCGTTTATATGAACTTAGTGATCACAATATGACACGTGCACTGATTGCTTTCGGAAGAAATAGTATGTCAAATTGATTTCCCCATGAAATACCTGCTAATTCTAATGTTTGTTTTTGGATTACTTTTTGAATCCTGTCAGCCGGAGGTAAATCCTCCGGCTGATTCTGGAGGAAAGGTAATCCTAAAATTTATCCATGAAATAAACAATTCGGAGCTTCTTACTGATACCATTATGTATGTAAATGAAGCCGGAAATCTTTATGGTGTGAATGAGGTGAAATATTTCCTATCTGATGTATTGCTTTTAAATAGAACCGGAGATTATTTCGCTATTAATGATGAAAAAGTAATTCATTATGTAGATATTGACTTACCTGAAACCCTTAAGTGGCAAGTCTTTGATCCAATACCTGCCGGAGTATATGATTCACTGATCTTCTTATTTGGACTAAACGAACTGAGAAATCAATCTTTTGCTTTTGTTAATCCGCCGGAAGTAAACATGTTCTGGCCCGATATGCTGGGAGGGGGTTATCACTACCTGATGATCAACGGTAAATGGAGAACTCAGGGTAACCTGGTGACTCCATTTGACTTTCACCTGGGAATCGGACAAATCTACAGTGGCATAACCCCGTCAGTTGATTCCATCACAGGTTTTGTGCATAATTACTTCAGGGTTTCGCTCCCGTTAAACGGAATGGTGATCGAAAACAAAATTACCCGCACAATGAACTTGAGTATGGATATTAATAGTTGGTTTTGTACGCCCAACACCTGGGATTTCAATGTATGGGGAGGATATATCATGCAGAATCAGGCTGCGATGAAAACGGCTTCTGAGAATGGAGCGGATGTATTTGATATTGAGGTTATTAACTGATCATTTAAAAAAAATATTCAAAAGTTAACATATGAACGCTGGAAAATCCACTTACCTGTGTCCAATAATTATTAACTACTTAATTTTTCTGTCTATGAAAACTATTGGAAAAACTGCTTTAATAATCCTGGCGATGGGCATTTCGTCGGTTTTATTTGTTCAATGTTCGAAGGAGAATGTTGCTGAACCTGTCAATGAATCCTCAATTGCGAATACTTCGTTGTATTCAGCTGAGGCCGGTAATGAAGCCGGTCAAACTACCATTCTTACAACTGAAGGGCTGCTTCAACCTTATGCTTGCATTTATACTTTTCCGGTTGAGGAACTCTCTGTTGATGAAACCGATGCACTCAGCCTGATGAGAGAAGAGGAACTACTGGCCAAGGATGTATATGTGGCTCTGTATGCAAAATACCATATTCCTATTTTTAATAACATTTCAAAAAGCGAAAATCAGCATACCGGTGCCATTAAAGCATTGCTTGATAAATATGAATTACCTGATATAGCCGAAAATCACACAGCCGGGGTATTTGTTAACCAGGATTTGCAATCACTTTATAATGCGCTGATTGCCCAGGGCCTGGTTTCAATTAATAATGCCCTGACTGTTGGAGCAACCATAGAGGATATGGACATACAGGATTTAATTAATCTTGTGGAAAATAAAGTGGATAATGCAGATATAGAATTTGTTTTCAATGAATTACAACGAGGTTCGAGAAATCATTTACGTTCATTTAACCTTTTGCTGACAAAACGAGGCATTACTTATGTGCCGCAATTTATCAGCCCTGAGTATTTTAATGAAATTATAAGTACTCCTCATGAAACAGGATCCGGATGTCCTAACTGACAAAAGGATATATTAAGTTCCGATTTGAAGGTTTACCCGGAGTTTGACTCCGGGTTTTTTATTATTATTTATACTGAATCTTAGCTAAAATGCGAAGTCATTTTGGCATAGATTCAGTTATACCGGGGCGTACAAGTTTCGATTTTTCGTAAACTCATCTAGTTACGGTATAGTTTGCAGATTGTCATCATGCTCTATTAAATTATCATATCATTTCAATCATATTGTATTATTAAAATCTAAACATGCTAACCTATTATTAATCATTTATATATTGATACTAAACAATGTCTTCGCTTTAACTGTTATCAGTACCTGTTTATATTAAATTCCTGTTCAGATTCATGGGGTTTTATGAATACTTGTCTTACTTCCCGTGCAACTTTATCACTTTCAGATTTCTTATTCCATTTAACTCAGAATACTGATGAGAATATTCATAATCCTAACCTGCCTTATTATTGTTTTAAATGCTATGTCGCAGGTTGCCATCAACACCGATGCCACTGCTCGACAATTCAGCCATGCTGGATGTGAAAAGTACGAATAAAGGGATGCTTGTTCCCCGAATGACTAGTGCACAGCGCACAGCTATTGCCGGCCCGGCAACCGGGTTGCTGGTTTACCAGTCCGATGGCGTCGGTGGTTTTTATTTCTATAACGGAACCAGCTGGGTATCCTTAACCGATGCTACACAGACACCCAAAAGTGCTTGCCGATGCAGACAACAACACCAAAATACAGGTGGAAGAAAGCGCCAACGAGGATATCATCCGTTTTGATATGGGAGGCACCGAATATTTCCGTATGAACCATGGCCGGCTGGAAGTATTGAATACCGGTAACAGCATATATATGGGAAATTCTGCCGGTATAAATGATAATTTCACGGATAACAGAAATGTAGGTATTGGACATGAATCAATGTATTCCAACACCTCAGGAAGTTCCAATACCGCAAACGGCTACCAGGCATTGTATTCCAACACCATAGGAAATTTCAATACCGCAAACGGTCACCAGGCATTGTATTCCAACACCACAGGAAATATAAATACTGCAACCGGCTACAGGGCATTGTATTTAAGCACCACAGGAGGTGCGAACACCGCAAACGGATACGAATCATTGCTTTCCAACACCACAGGACATTCCAATACCGCAAACGGCATACAGGCATTGCACAATAACACCAGTGGAATTGCGAACAGCACAAACGGCCATTCATCATTGTATTCCAACACCACAGGCTTTTACAATACTGCAAACGGCTACCATTCATTGTATTCCAACACCACAGGAAGTTTCAATATTGGCATTGGGTTTGGGGCCGACGTCAGTTTGGATTTGGAAAATGCCACAGCCATCGGAACCAATGCCTTGGTTGAGCAAAGCAATAGCCTGGTGCTTGGTTCAATAGCCGGTGTAAATTTTGCTTTAGACGATGTTAATGTGGGTATAGGTACAACGACCCCTGATAACAAATTGGACATCCGTTCAGATGGTTATGTCGCTCAAAAACCATAGTCCTGGGTTTGCTCTCAAATGTTTCCAAAAGGCCGGTCATCCAGTTTTCTGAGAGGTACAGATGCTACGTTAACATCAGGTATGAGCATTGAATACAATGGCTTTGGTGCTTCATCCGAAAACAAACTTCATATAAATGGTGATGGATTGCCTAAGATAACGGTTGAAAGTCTTGGACAGGTGGGTATCGGGGAATCATCACCAGATCGTGAACTGACTGTATTTGATACGGATGGTAATGGAGATGCGGCCATCAATATAAAATCCAATAACACTGCAGGCCGGGAATTGCTGCTGGCTGTCAACCAAAGTCCGGGGGCATTATTAGTATGATGACGGATAATGACCTCCAATTCCGGTCAAATAACGTGAATCGAATGGTTATCAAAAATACAGGAGATATTGGGATAGGAACAAGCAGTCCTTCACAATTGCTGTCGGTTAATGGCACAGCAGGCAAACCCGGTGGCGGATCATGGGCATCCTTTTCCGACAAGAGAATGAAACAGGACATCAGGTCTTACCAGCAAGGACTTGCGGAGGTGATCAAAATAAATCCGGTCCGATACAGGTATAATAATCTCAGCGGACACGATACGCAAAAAGAATACGTGGGTGTTATTGCCCAGGAGTTACAGGAAATTGCACCTTACATGGTCAGCACATTTGAAAAGGATGGTGAAGCATATTTACAGGTAGATAATTCAGCCATGACCTATATGCTGATCAATGCGGTTAAAGAGTTGCATGATGAAAATATACAATTAAAAAAAGACATCGCTCAGATAAAATTATTACTGGACATGAGTGCGAAGAAATAAAATCCAAGTGGTACACGAAATTCCAAAACAAATGATCTGAAATTATTGTTGTACACTATCAGCTTCATATCAGATTTCCTCGATTACTTGTTATTCTCTTATTACTACTACTATCGTGTTAAACTGCGCTGGTGACTTATCACCTGCCAATCCTTTATAAAAGAAATAAACTGATCCAATGAGAAACTTACTGGTTATTTTATTCCTTGCGACAGGAATGACTGTATTTTCCCAGGTTGCTATCAACGCTGATTCAACTGCTCCCGATAATTCAGCTATACTGGATGTGAAATCGACAAGCAAGGGATTTTTACCTCCAAGGATGACTTACCTTGACCGGTTTTTAATCACTGATCCAGCTGCCGGGTTAATCATCTGGTGCCTTGACTGTGGCCCGAACGGGGAGTTGCAGGTGTTTAACGGAATTTCCTGGACCAATATGATCGGTGGTACGGCCACAGCCGGACAGCTTATTGGTTTAAGTTACCAGGGTGGCAAGATTGCCTATGTGCTGGCTCCCGGAGATCCAGGATACATTGCAGGAGAGTTTCATGGACTCATTGCCGCTCCCATTGACCAGAGTGCCGGATCGCCATGGGGCTGCTATGGAATCTCAATATCCGGGGCTGATGGTACGGCATTGGGAACCGGTAATCAGAACACCAGTGACATCCTGGCTGGTTGTGCAGAAGCAGGAATATCGGCGAGAATATGCGCTGACCTGGTTTTAAACGGATACAGTGACTGGTATCTGCCTTCAAAGGATGAATTGAACAAATTATATATCAACAAAGGCTTCAATAGGTGGTTTTGTAATAACTCCTGCTGGAGTTCTTCAGAGATTAGTCCGAATAATGCCTGGCTA from Bacteroidales bacterium carries:
- a CDS encoding TonB-dependent receptor, which gives rise to MRKTIFWILAFLFILTSGIDAQILNDTINLEGIEIHGANERNRISITKEAMDNTGIPDAGIMLRNIPGLNGIKKGGASIDPMIRGFRFSQLNVMADDGMKVEGGCPNRMDPVASHIETDDIESIEVIKGPYALKYGPSFGGIIQLKTFTPKPYEHFEVHGRLHTSLNSNPMGANQYLLVHGGGQKVYFGISGSYKTYGNYKDADGNEVQSSFTKFNYSADIGFRPVKNHELLVSMHKNYGRDIRFPALPMDEIEDNTTLLSMDYHIIRPNKALGKLDFKLYNSDVYHEMDNQFRPAYSSIVPPYSGLMQAVATVNASNTGGRMELNYVQGKHEINSGFDLELAKKDGGRLTKMIMMMNGFETISKKNTNLWKESHSLNTGWFGDYILHLSNYQIQASARVDMNSAGSADTLKLIKEGVAYFDDLNSSFVNFSMNAGITRFLKGGHSLAIHFGRGVRSPDLTERYIKFLVVGYDNYDYLGNPQLKPEVNYQSDLILQLNLDKIGKLNLDLYASLVENYISGVILPSSVATPKSMGAIGVKQFNNTGQARFFGFETTYQSPGFNGFSAIISGAFTYGIHAATVRNLFDGTQVIGTEAVENDAIQEIPPFEAKLNINYLFFKERMSATIGTRLVAAQNHVSLAYYEKETPGFVILNANYNYVINKIFKVNLGVQNLLNQQYYEHLNRRIVGSSNKLTEPGRSVYMNLVITI
- a CDS encoding DUF2202 domain-containing protein, with amino-acid sequence MKTIGKTALIILAMGISSVLFVQCSKENVAEPVNESSIANTSLYSAEAGNEAGQTTILTTEGLLQPYACIYTFPVEELSVDETDALSLMREEELLAKDVYVALYAKYHIPIFNNISKSENQHTGAIKALLDKYELPDIAENHTAGVFVNQDLQSLYNALIAQGLVSINNALTVGATIEDMDIQDLINLVENKVDNADIEFVFNELQRGSRNHLRSFNLLLTKRGITYVPQFISPEYFNEIISTPHETGSGCPN
- a CDS encoding tail fiber domain-containing protein produces the protein MTDNDLQFRSNNVNRMVIKNTGDIGIGTSSPSQLLSVNGTAGKPGGGSWASFSDKRMKQDIRSYQQGLAEVIKINPVRYRYNNLSGHDTQKEYVGVIAQELQEIAPYMVSTFEKDGEAYLQVDNSAMTYMLINAVKELHDENIQLKKDIAQIKLLLDMSAKK
- a CDS encoding DUF1566 domain-containing protein — encoded protein: MRNLLVILFLATGMTVFSQVAINADSTAPDNSAILDVKSTSKGFLPPRMTYLDRFLITDPAAGLIIWCLDCGPNGELQVFNGISWTNMIGGTATAGQLIGLSYQGGKIAYVLAPGDPGYIAGEFHGLIAAPIDQSAGSPWGCYGISISGADGTALGTGNQNTSDILAGCAEAGISARICADLVLNGYSDWYLPSKDELNKLYINKGFNRWFCNNSCWSSSEISPNNAWLHNFFQAYRSSHDRFQGNYVRAVRALRIFLLIDVRI